From Spirosoma aerolatum, one genomic window encodes:
- a CDS encoding DUF4385 domain-containing protein — translation MAATNRAFNYDLDYRTLNMREHPELYRVGKGEQGVLLVKPYKDEILPFWKFKTPDIARESSEKIYQLFLDYKQKGDFIGMDMARKFLQMGYTRSRRYANHASGQKYDGPVPTEQKGRSGAHGRAQLPRDEDPVKAESARIFYGKYLEAREDPDYKKLKKEWQQNYG, via the coding sequence ATGGCCGCAACGAATCGCGCTTTCAACTACGATCTTGATTACCGAACGCTGAATATGCGGGAGCACCCCGAGCTGTACCGTGTCGGTAAAGGTGAACAGGGAGTTTTACTGGTCAAACCTTACAAAGACGAAATATTACCCTTCTGGAAATTTAAAACCCCCGACATCGCCCGTGAGTCGTCGGAGAAAATCTATCAGCTTTTTCTGGACTACAAGCAAAAAGGCGACTTCATCGGTATGGACATGGCCCGTAAGTTTCTACAGATGGGCTATACCCGATCCAGGCGTTACGCGAACCATGCCAGTGGCCAGAAATACGATGGCCCTGTACCGACTGAGCAAAAAGGTCGATCGGGGGCGCATGGACGGGCGCAACTCCCACGCGACGAAGATCCCGTAAAAGCGGAATCGGCCCGTATTTTTTATGGTAAATACCTGGAAGCCCGCGAAGACCCCGACTACAAGAAGCTTAAAAAGGAATGGCAGCAGAACTATGGGTAA
- a CDS encoding DUF6249 domain-containing protein, translating into MEKEYGLQAAYVILSMAIGLYLTMRPLTTYLLRRRLLELGQWTEQRHKQMEQERDAPFESLKWGLILLCSGIGLIIVHFLPVPSESSLNYGVIMVSSAFGFLIYYRIVTTKK; encoded by the coding sequence ATGGAAAAGGAATATGGTTTACAGGCCGCTTATGTCATCCTGTCGATGGCAATAGGCCTTTACCTGACAATGCGCCCACTCACTACCTATCTGTTACGTCGTAGACTGCTCGAATTGGGCCAGTGGACCGAACAGAGGCATAAACAAATGGAACAGGAACGCGACGCGCCCTTCGAAAGCCTTAAATGGGGCTTGATTTTACTCTGTTCGGGTATCGGGCTGATTATCGTTCATTTTCTGCCGGTTCCGTCCGAATCCAGCTTGAACTATGGCGTCATTATGGTGTCGTCGGCATTTGGCTTTCTGATTTATTATCGAATCGTAACCACAAAAAAATGA
- a CDS encoding RNA polymerase sigma factor gives MNDEQALVQQILQGNVRAYQTLVERYQRLVLHMIRRIVRQPADVEDICQEVFIKVYQHLPSYQFDAKLSTWIATIAYRTGINYLKKYRKETVTIATDQVMELDLNSDVPTPEELLLHHDWRTFLQQQIDKLPVQYRTILTLYHLDELSYEEIGQVTALPEGTVKNYLFRARKLLKTALELHQTREQNR, from the coding sequence ATGAATGACGAACAGGCATTAGTACAGCAAATTTTGCAGGGTAACGTTCGGGCCTATCAAACATTGGTCGAGCGGTATCAGCGTCTCGTGCTGCACATGATTCGACGCATTGTTCGGCAACCGGCCGATGTAGAAGATATCTGTCAGGAAGTGTTCATCAAAGTGTATCAGCACCTGCCCAGCTATCAATTCGATGCTAAACTATCAACCTGGATTGCCACCATCGCTTACCGAACGGGTATCAATTATTTGAAGAAGTATCGAAAAGAAACCGTTACAATAGCAACAGATCAGGTAATGGAACTAGACCTGAATTCAGACGTACCGACGCCGGAAGAATTGTTGCTACACCATGACTGGCGAACCTTTTTACAACAGCAAATCGACAAACTGCCAGTACAATACCGAACCATTCTGACGCTGTATCATCTGGATGAACTCTCGTATGAAGAGATTGGACAGGTTACGGCCTTACCCGAAGGTACAGTTAAAAACTACCTGTTTCGGGCACGAAAACTATTAAAGACCGCTTTAGAATTGCACCAAACACGCGAACAAAACCGATGA
- a CDS encoding cysteine desulfurase family protein, producing MTPNAAVYLDNAATTRLDPEVLEAMMPLMTEHFGNPSSIHSHGRTVRTAIEKARKTVASLLNTSPAEIFFTSGGTEADNTAIRSSIETYSLKHAITSPLEHHAVLHTLQHLAEQGTIQLSLVNIDAKGHIDLDHLEELLRTNSRSLVSLMHGNNEIGNLLNLNRVGELCRQYDAIFHSDTVQTMGHFRHDLQQLPVDFIVGAGHKFHGPKGVGFLYVNADRVKIHPFVYGGAQERNMRGGTENVYGIVGLAKALEIAYRDMDAHKQYITALKSRMIERLRAQMPDVLFNGDSDDVDNSLYTVLNVSLPASDISDMLLFSLDIARISASGGSACSSGSNVGSHVLAALPGLDPDRGYVRFSFGKYNTTDEIDYAVDTLVGLYQKELVK from the coding sequence ATGACACCAAACGCTGCCGTTTATTTAGATAATGCTGCTACCACCCGACTTGATCCTGAAGTGCTTGAGGCCATGATGCCCCTAATGACAGAGCATTTTGGCAATCCGTCGTCTATTCATAGCCACGGACGTACCGTACGGACGGCTATCGAAAAAGCGCGTAAAACAGTAGCATCTTTATTGAACACATCGCCTGCCGAAATTTTCTTTACATCAGGTGGTACCGAAGCCGATAACACGGCCATTCGGAGCAGTATCGAAACCTATAGTCTGAAACACGCCATCACCTCGCCCCTGGAGCACCATGCCGTTTTGCATACGTTGCAGCATCTGGCCGAACAGGGAACGATTCAGCTTAGTCTGGTCAATATCGACGCCAAAGGACATATCGATCTGGATCATCTGGAAGAACTACTCCGGACGAACAGCCGCTCGCTGGTGTCGCTGATGCATGGCAACAACGAGATCGGCAACCTGTTAAATCTGAATCGGGTAGGGGAGTTGTGTCGGCAATACGACGCTATTTTTCATTCCGATACGGTACAGACCATGGGCCACTTCCGGCATGATCTTCAACAATTACCTGTCGATTTCATCGTTGGAGCCGGTCATAAATTTCACGGCCCTAAAGGGGTTGGGTTTCTGTATGTAAACGCCGACCGGGTCAAAATTCATCCGTTTGTGTACGGGGGAGCGCAGGAGCGCAATATGCGAGGTGGTACAGAGAACGTCTATGGGATTGTAGGTCTGGCCAAAGCGCTGGAGATTGCCTATCGAGATATGGATGCACATAAGCAATATATTACGGCCTTGAAAAGCCGAATGATTGAGCGGTTGCGTGCCCAAATGCCCGATGTTCTGTTTAATGGTGATTCGGACGATGTCGACAATAGTTTGTATACCGTGCTGAACGTTAGTTTACCGGCATCAGACATCAGCGATATGCTTTTGTTTAGTCTGGATATTGCCCGCATTTCCGCGTCAGGTGGATCTGCCTGTTCGAGTGGTTCCAATGTCGGATCGCATGTGCTGGCGGCTTTACCCGGCCTGGACCCTGATCGCGGCTACGTCCGATTTTCGTTCGGCAAGTACAATACTACCGACGAGATTGATTATGCTGTCGATACGCTGGTAGGGCTGTACCAGAAAGAATTGGTAAAATAA
- a CDS encoding BamA/TamA family outer membrane protein — protein MLKPIGGLSPFYLRSLCISAFWMLASLSTTAQSDSTSSKPVKQQIVSMPDSSADIWDVYYGFINKKGHRSAESEKPGFHPSFFPELAYALQTGFAVGLNANLSFTSADPQQNVSVIYSTPQYTQYQQVIIPIEANLWTKDNRYNILTDWRYYNYSADNFGLGDDSRSDVDDHLEYSYLRLYQSVLRQVAPNFSAGIGYALDYHWRIREENSTPQLNNDFQQYGNTGRSVSSGPTFTLQYTNRRNPNNPQNGFFGSIMFRPNLRLLGSDQNWQSLLADFRKYIPLTADSRHILAIWNVNWLSLGGQAPYLDLPSTGWDTHANLGRGYTQGRFRGRNLLYFETEYRAVILNNGLLGGVVFANMQSYSDYPNTAHFGKLLPGWGVGLRIKVNKHSNLNFAFDYGFGIGGSQGVFLNLGEVF, from the coding sequence ATGCTTAAGCCGATTGGCGGCCTGTCCCCTTTTTATCTGCGTTCACTTTGTATAAGCGCGTTCTGGATGCTGGCATCACTGAGTACCACGGCTCAGTCAGATTCTACATCGTCTAAGCCCGTTAAGCAGCAGATCGTTTCGATGCCTGATTCGTCGGCTGATATCTGGGATGTCTATTACGGATTTATCAACAAGAAAGGCCATCGTTCGGCGGAAAGTGAAAAGCCAGGTTTCCATCCGTCTTTTTTTCCTGAGTTAGCCTACGCCCTGCAAACGGGTTTTGCGGTTGGCCTCAATGCAAACCTTTCCTTTACCAGTGCAGACCCTCAGCAGAACGTTTCGGTTATCTATTCAACACCCCAATACACCCAGTATCAGCAGGTTATTATTCCTATTGAAGCCAATCTGTGGACCAAAGACAATCGCTATAATATTCTGACCGACTGGCGCTACTATAACTATTCGGCCGATAATTTTGGATTGGGCGATGATTCCCGTTCCGATGTGGACGATCATCTGGAGTATTCCTATCTGCGATTATATCAGTCGGTTTTGCGGCAGGTAGCTCCCAATTTTTCGGCAGGGATTGGCTATGCACTGGATTATCACTGGCGGATTCGGGAAGAAAATAGCACTCCTCAATTGAATAATGACTTCCAGCAGTACGGCAATACAGGTCGTTCGGTGTCGTCCGGGCCGACCTTTACACTGCAATACACGAACCGACGGAACCCAAACAATCCGCAGAACGGCTTTTTCGGCAGTATCATGTTCCGGCCTAATCTACGTTTATTGGGCAGTGATCAGAATTGGCAGTCGTTACTGGCTGATTTTCGAAAATATATTCCATTGACAGCCGATTCAAGGCATATTCTGGCAATCTGGAATGTAAACTGGTTAAGCCTGGGTGGGCAGGCTCCCTATCTGGATTTGCCGAGTACGGGCTGGGATACACATGCCAATTTGGGTCGTGGCTATACACAAGGTCGGTTTCGTGGCCGAAATCTGCTGTATTTCGAAACCGAATACCGGGCTGTCATTCTGAACAATGGCTTACTGGGTGGGGTGGTTTTTGCCAATATGCAGAGTTATAGTGATTACCCGAATACGGCCCATTTCGGAAAGTTGCTGCCAGGCTGGGGTGTTGGGTTACGTATTAAAGTAAACAAGCACTCGAACCTCAATTTTGCCTTCGATTACGGCTTTGGGATTGGAGGGTCACAGGGCGTATTTCTGAACCTGGGTGAAGTATTTTAA
- a CDS encoding SOS response-associated peptidase produces MCYHKSLIVKGPELEERYEANLPEASAFQPVYHANAYQFPAWPILTHQQPDQFQYMRWGLVPHWTKTSDNADEIRTRTLNARCETIYDKPSFRSAAQSEKRCLIPVTGFYEWHTIGSKKFPFYINSTAQAIVSIAGLWDEWADPETGELIRTYTLLTTEANPLLAAIHNSKKRMPCLLSEKDEKIWLQDDLTERDALALLNKQYPVSKLHSYSISKRITSRSEPSDVPEVLQASTYSELKNHPELFAA; encoded by the coding sequence ATGTGTTACCATAAATCGCTGATTGTAAAAGGCCCCGAACTTGAAGAGCGGTACGAAGCTAATTTGCCCGAGGCTTCTGCGTTTCAGCCGGTCTATCACGCCAATGCATACCAGTTTCCGGCCTGGCCTATCCTGACTCACCAGCAGCCCGACCAGTTTCAATATATGCGTTGGGGCCTGGTACCGCATTGGACTAAAACGTCGGATAATGCGGATGAAATACGCACACGAACGCTGAATGCCCGCTGCGAAACGATTTATGATAAACCTTCCTTTCGGTCGGCGGCCCAATCTGAAAAACGATGCCTGATTCCTGTAACAGGGTTTTATGAATGGCATACGATCGGTAGTAAGAAATTTCCCTTTTACATCAACTCGACAGCGCAAGCGATTGTCTCTATCGCTGGCCTTTGGGACGAATGGGCCGACCCCGAAACGGGTGAACTAATCCGCACGTACACCCTGCTTACGACCGAGGCCAACCCCTTGCTGGCGGCTATCCATAATTCGAAAAAACGAATGCCGTGTCTGTTATCAGAAAAAGACGAAAAAATCTGGCTACAGGATGATTTGACCGAACGGGATGCGCTGGCGTTACTAAACAAACAATATCCAGTCAGTAAACTCCATAGTTACAGTATCAGCAAACGGATTACCTCCCGTTCAGAACCGAGCGATGTACCGGAAGTACTACAAGCCAGTACCTATTCAGAACTGAAAAACCATCCCGAACTGTTTGCTGCCTAA
- a CDS encoding pyridoxamine 5'-phosphate oxidase family protein, whose amino-acid sequence MSQVSDASQTIQPITSNNLSDLENACWHQLASGANHEQDGFKLMTVATCTHRGADARIVVLRRVDTSHKYVWFHTDARTEKVLQLEAFPTATLLFWDKQRHVQLRLTVETRLHTDDYIADEHWESATERERKLYFSEHIPGTELSAPYPGYPDDVSDKILSKEANQSARKNFAVIECRTLAMEYLYLSPEGQLRARFQYEPESKMTWLAP is encoded by the coding sequence ATGAGTCAAGTTTCTGACGCCAGCCAAACTATACAACCTATTACGTCGAACAACCTTTCCGATTTGGAGAATGCCTGCTGGCATCAGCTTGCCTCTGGTGCGAATCACGAACAGGACGGATTCAAACTCATGACCGTTGCGACCTGTACGCATCGGGGAGCCGATGCCCGGATTGTTGTCTTGCGTCGGGTCGATACGTCGCACAAGTACGTGTGGTTCCATACCGACGCCCGGACCGAGAAGGTGCTTCAACTCGAAGCATTTCCGACAGCCACGCTACTTTTCTGGGATAAACAGCGCCATGTTCAACTCCGCCTTACGGTAGAAACCCGCCTGCATACGGACGACTATATAGCCGATGAGCATTGGGAGTCGGCTACCGAACGCGAGCGGAAGCTTTACTTTTCGGAGCATATTCCGGGTACAGAATTATCGGCTCCTTATCCGGGCTATCCCGATGATGTGTCGGACAAAATACTATCGAAGGAAGCGAACCAGTCGGCGCGGAAAAATTTTGCGGTTATCGAATGCCGGACACTGGCGATGGAATACCTGTACTTAAGTCCTGAAGGCCAACTACGCGCCCGTTTTCAGTACGAACCCGAATCCAAAATGACCTGGCTGGCTCCCTGA
- a CDS encoding RES family NAD+ phosphorylase has protein sequence MSDNRFLLLKFPSAVVAGEYNILINPIHPRASEVVILDKRPYQFDPRLIRQ, from the coding sequence ATTTCAGACAATCGCTTTTTATTACTTAAATTCCCTTCAGCTGTTGTAGCAGGTGAATACAACATCCTGATCAATCCAATCCATCCTCGCGCATCAGAAGTAGTTATTCTGGATAAACGGCCTTATCAATTTGATCCGCGCCTGATCCGACAATAG
- a CDS encoding TonB-dependent receptor domain-containing protein, translating into MKNVLRSLFVSAVLLTTAVGVRAQFPAMPGSGQPQRPAAIPGTSSDTSPRGNAKLTGVVTDSTSGKPVEFASIALIDSKTKKTIDGTVADDKGKFTLNKLPEGDFQLLISFVGYRNKTISSVKLNRKGDVDLGAVKLSADVRTLKEVEVVGQASLVEEKVDRLVYNADKDITAKGGDATDVMRKVPLLSVDLDGNVSLRGSSNVRVLINNKPSTIVASSVADALKQIPADMIKTVEVITSPSAKYDAEGSAGIINIITKKNTLQGFTLNLDTGAGNRGANLGLNGNLRTGKMGFSLSGFGRANYNVVGSFANAQKTFGSNGTTTTEQSADTRNHGLFGQYTLGWDYDISKNSAITASLRYGARNNYVNQDNFITRTVSPTSYFPVVSDRNVLTKDLSGTVDANIDYTRTFKPQQELSFSTQYSRNNRNNDFTADIMSSPDFSTIASRLQNLNNSYNQESTVQGDYQTPIGKNQLIEFGGKGIFRQVESAYSYNVATGSGAFVADPTRTANTLNYDQTIGAGYVSYTLTTKNKYTIKAGTRYEHTTINANYSQSQTGDQNVKAGQDLGIPSYNNFVPSVNISKSLKGGKTIKLAYNRRLQRPGIQFLNPNVNTSNPTNITKGNPYLSPELTDNFELSGSAYVKSVYLNVALFARQTNNSITSVRDTITTGLGQVTNPTLSQAIQTTYLNIGRESAYGTNVFGNATLFSKWQIGGGVDVYYAYLTNNNSLPAYNATNSGWVVTGRFFTNVTLKNGWGMQGFGFIRGKQIQLQGYQGGFAFYSLGVKKDLKDKRGSFGIAAENFFNMPFTIRSESSSPLFAQSSSTSLYNAGIRANFSYKFGKLSFDQPQRKRGRSVDNDDLKAGEGGDGGQQQQQQPAQGGNRGGGRPR; encoded by the coding sequence ATGAAAAACGTATTACGTTCTCTTTTTGTAAGTGCTGTTCTGCTGACGACTGCGGTCGGAGTCAGGGCACAATTCCCGGCTATGCCTGGCAGTGGGCAACCACAACGCCCAGCCGCCATTCCGGGCACATCGAGCGATACCTCGCCACGGGGGAATGCCAAACTTACGGGGGTAGTGACTGATTCGACCAGTGGAAAACCAGTCGAATTTGCCAGTATTGCTCTGATTGATTCAAAAACTAAAAAGACTATCGACGGTACTGTGGCCGACGATAAGGGGAAATTCACGCTGAATAAACTGCCGGAGGGGGACTTTCAACTGCTGATTTCGTTTGTCGGTTACCGTAATAAAACGATCTCCAGTGTCAAACTAAATCGCAAAGGCGATGTCGATCTGGGAGCCGTAAAATTATCGGCTGATGTACGAACGCTGAAAGAAGTGGAAGTAGTTGGGCAGGCATCGCTGGTTGAAGAAAAGGTGGATCGGCTGGTATACAACGCTGACAAAGACATTACGGCGAAGGGGGGCGATGCAACGGATGTGATGCGGAAAGTACCTTTGCTATCGGTCGATCTGGACGGTAATGTGAGCCTACGGGGTAGTAGCAACGTACGGGTATTGATCAACAACAAACCGAGTACGATTGTCGCCAGTAGTGTGGCCGATGCACTGAAGCAGATTCCGGCTGACATGATCAAGACTGTTGAAGTGATTACCTCACCATCGGCTAAATATGATGCCGAAGGGTCGGCGGGTATTATCAACATCATCACCAAGAAGAATACACTTCAGGGGTTTACGCTCAATCTGGATACGGGTGCTGGTAACCGGGGAGCCAACCTGGGGCTGAATGGAAATTTGCGGACGGGTAAAATGGGGTTCAGCCTGAGTGGTTTCGGCCGGGCCAATTACAACGTGGTCGGAAGTTTTGCGAACGCTCAGAAAACGTTTGGCAGTAACGGAACAACGACAACTGAGCAATCGGCCGACACACGCAACCACGGCTTGTTTGGCCAGTATACATTGGGCTGGGATTACGACATCAGCAAAAACAGCGCGATCACAGCCAGCCTACGCTACGGAGCCCGTAATAACTATGTCAATCAGGATAACTTTATCACCCGCACGGTTTCGCCAACGTCCTATTTTCCCGTTGTATCGGACAGAAATGTGTTGACCAAAGATCTGTCAGGTACGGTCGATGCCAACATTGATTACACACGTACATTCAAGCCGCAGCAGGAACTCAGCTTTTCGACCCAATACAGCCGGAACAACCGCAACAACGATTTTACGGCTGATATTATGAGTTCACCAGATTTTTCTACGATCGCATCTCGGTTGCAAAACCTGAATAATAGTTACAATCAGGAGAGTACGGTGCAGGGTGATTATCAAACGCCTATCGGGAAGAATCAATTGATCGAGTTTGGGGGTAAGGGAATTTTTCGGCAGGTTGAAAGCGCCTATAGCTATAATGTGGCTACGGGATCGGGCGCTTTTGTTGCCGATCCAACTCGCACGGCGAATACGTTAAATTATGATCAGACCATTGGGGCTGGCTATGTATCGTATACATTGACTACCAAAAATAAGTACACGATCAAAGCTGGTACACGTTACGAACATACAACGATCAATGCCAACTACAGCCAGAGTCAGACGGGGGATCAGAACGTGAAAGCCGGGCAGGATTTAGGAATACCGAGCTATAATAATTTTGTTCCCAGTGTCAATATCTCGAAAAGTCTGAAAGGAGGGAAAACAATTAAACTAGCCTATAACCGACGGTTGCAGCGGCCAGGTATTCAGTTCCTAAACCCAAACGTGAATACGTCGAACCCAACCAACATTACCAAAGGAAATCCGTACCTCTCGCCCGAATTGACCGACAATTTTGAACTAAGCGGTAGTGCCTACGTAAAAAGTGTTTACCTGAACGTGGCGCTGTTTGCCCGTCAGACCAATAACTCGATCACCAGCGTTCGGGATACGATTACAACGGGACTAGGGCAGGTAACCAATCCTACACTCTCGCAGGCGATTCAGACCACGTACCTGAACATTGGGCGTGAGTCAGCTTACGGAACCAATGTTTTCGGCAATGCTACGCTATTCTCGAAATGGCAGATTGGGGGTGGGGTCGATGTGTATTATGCTTACCTGACCAACAACAACTCTTTGCCAGCCTATAACGCGACGAACTCGGGTTGGGTAGTTACGGGCCGTTTCTTTACGAACGTAACCCTGAAAAATGGCTGGGGCATGCAGGGTTTTGGGTTTATCCGGGGTAAGCAGATCCAGTTGCAGGGCTATCAGGGCGGGTTTGCCTTCTATAGTCTTGGGGTGAAGAAAGATCTGAAAGATAAGCGGGGAAGTTTTGGTATTGCCGCAGAAAATTTCTTCAACATGCCGTTTACGATTCGGTCTGAATCCTCCTCGCCCCTGTTTGCGCAGAGCAGCAGCACAAGTCTGTATAACGCGGGCATTCGGGCCAATTTCAGTTATAAGTTTGGTAAGTTAAGTTTCGATCAGCCGCAGCGTAAGCGAGGCCGCTCAGTCGATAATGACGACCTGAAAGCAGGCGAAGGTGGTGATGGTGGTCAACAGCAGCAGCAACAACCCGCTCAAGGTGGAAACCGGGGCGGTGGACGGCCCAGATAA
- a CDS encoding mechanosensitive ion channel family protein produces MNLSQAAGLMYAELSTWIRTAIRYMPKLAVAVLLLLFFTFLSRWLSRWVVRGLDRVSTNVSLINLTGAVMRVIVMATGLFVALGILGLDKTVTSLLAGAGVIALAIGFAFQDLTTNFISGAMIALARPIQVGDKVETNGYTGKVLDIKLRSIVIDNGEGQTVEIPSKDVFQKPITNFSRMGQRRIEVVAGISYLDDMAKAKQLAQAAVSALPYVLPSHPVELHYRQFTDANVQFVLLFWINPAVTNAQTALSEAMMAIKRTFDNNQILIVFAAQTFDLKQKLAQTGA; encoded by the coding sequence ATGAATCTTTCACAGGCTGCCGGGCTTATGTACGCCGAATTATCAACCTGGATTCGGACCGCCATCCGCTACATGCCCAAACTGGCCGTTGCCGTTTTACTGTTACTATTCTTTACCTTTCTATCACGCTGGCTGAGTCGGTGGGTAGTTCGTGGCCTCGACCGGGTCAGCACCAATGTTTCGCTCATTAATCTTACGGGAGCCGTCATGCGCGTTATTGTCATGGCTACTGGCCTGTTTGTGGCGTTGGGAATTTTAGGACTCGACAAAACCGTAACTTCATTACTGGCTGGTGCCGGGGTTATCGCACTGGCCATTGGGTTCGCCTTTCAGGACCTGACCACCAATTTTATATCAGGCGCGATGATTGCGCTGGCCCGACCTATTCAGGTGGGTGACAAAGTCGAAACAAATGGGTATACAGGTAAAGTGCTCGACATTAAGTTACGTTCCATCGTCATTGACAATGGCGAAGGCCAAACCGTCGAAATACCAAGTAAGGATGTTTTCCAGAAACCTATCACCAATTTTTCGCGAATGGGGCAACGGCGCATTGAGGTAGTAGCGGGAATTTCGTACCTCGATGACATGGCGAAAGCCAAACAACTGGCTCAGGCTGCCGTTTCGGCTCTTCCGTACGTGCTGCCATCACATCCGGTCGAGTTGCATTACCGTCAGTTTACCGACGCCAACGTTCAGTTTGTGCTCTTGTTCTGGATTAACCCGGCTGTCACAAACGCGCAAACAGCCTTAAGTGAAGCCATGATGGCTATTAAGCGTACGTTCGACAACAATCAGATTCTAATCGTATTTGCAGCCCAGACCTTTGACCTGAAGCAGAAGTTAGCACAAACCGGAGCCTGA